The nucleotide sequence AAGAACGTTACCCTCTGCTTTTAAAGGGTTTATGGGGTCAAACCATGTACTAAAACTTTGGTTAGGAATACGTTCTTTGATGTATTCAAGGCAGTTTTTCCATACTAAGTCATGCATTCTTGATTAGCGTTATAAGTGGTTTATATTGGCTTAGGTGACCCTTTAATTTTCGAAAGGGCATCAAATATGTCTCATTTTTTTTTCTTAAAAAAATGAAGAATACACTTGATTTTTTCAAATAGATTCATACGTGGAAGTAGGCGGGTTTTCACGAAAAAAAACTTCGAAAAATACAATTTTTCTTAACATACTTTTTCTAGTCTATTTTCGTGAAAATAACTCATCAAATACAAAAAATTTGAAAGAATTAGATCTAAACGTTTTTCCCAAAATTGATAGGACAGGATGGGAAAATTTAGCACAGAAACAATTGAAGGGAGCTAATCCCCTTCATGAACTTTCATGGAAAAATGATGGTGGACTAGATTTGGAAAGATACTATGATGAGTCCGATCTGATAGAACTAACATATTTGAGTGATTTTTTTACAGATCTTAAACCACATCGATGGAAGCTTTATCAAAGAATTGCAAGTGAGGACATCAAAGAAGCAAACAGAGAGGCATTGGAGGCCTTAATGGGTGGATGCGATGGAATTATCTTCGATTTAACTAACTCAAACAAAACGGATGATCTTTTAAAAAACATTGATGAACAGATTTGTGACTTATCCTTTATAAACAATTCCTTAGATTCATTACCTACAAAGTCAGTTTTGTTTACTGACTCAAATTGCATTTTTGAAAAGAAACCACATACATCACCAATTACTCAATTGGTAGAGTTGATTTCTTCTCTGGAGTCTGAAACATTTGTTCACAGAAAAGCTTTTGTTGATTTCTTTCTTGAAATAGCTTCAGTTAGAGCATTGAGATATCTATTGAATCAAAAGTCAATGGAAGTTCATATTCATACTCAAATACCTAAGCATGAGTCAGAAGAGCATCAATGGTTCTTAAATACAACAGCCGGCCTAGCTAGTATATTGGGAGGCAGTCATTCGATAGATTTAACAACCCATATTGGAGATTCGAGAATCAGCAGAAATACAGGTAACTTAATTAGGGAAGAAAGTGGAATCAAAGAATATACAGATCAATGCGGTGGGTCATATTACATAGAAGTACTAACAGACAAGATAATTAAAGAAGTTGTTGAAAAGCTGAAGTAATGAGTGATAAGAAATACATACAAGAAGGGTTTTCTGCAGGAACTCCGCCATTTCTAAGAGGTCCATACGCTACTATGTACACTTCAAGACCTTGGACAATCAGACAATACGCAGGTTTTAGTACAGCTGAAGAATCAAATGCCTTCTATAGAAGAAATCTTGCTGCAGGTCAAAAAGGTCTTTCTGTTGCTTTTGATCTGGCAACTCATAGAGGATATGATAGTGATAATGCCAGAGTCACGGGCGATGTTGGTAAAGCCGGGGTAGCCATCGATTCTATTGAAGACATGAAGATCCTTTTCGATCAGATCCCCCTGAATCAAATGTCAGTTTCAATGACGATGAATGGGGCTGTTATTCCAATTATGGCATTCTACATTGTCGCAGCTGAAGAGCAAGGGGTTTCACCAGAAAAACTTACAGGCACTATTCAAAATGATATATTGAAAGAGTTCATGGTGCGAAATACTTATATATATCCGCCTGCTCAATCGATGAGGATAATCGCTGACATCTTCAAATACACCTCTCAAAAAATGCCAAAGTTCAATTCCATAAGTATCAGTGGCTATCATATGCATGAAGCTGGTGCTACAGCTGATTTGGAAATGGCTTTCACATTAGCTGATGGATTAGAGTATGTAAGAACCGGCATCAAAGCTGGAATAGACATTGACTCATTCGCTCCCCGCCTTTCCTTTTTCTGGGGTATTGGGATGAATTTTTTCACAGAAATTGCCAAAATGCGCGCCGCACGAGTTTTATGGGCTAGAATCATCAAAGATTTCAATCCTAAAAGTGAGAAATCTATGGCTCTAAGGACACATAGTCAAACGTCCGGTTATAGTCTCACTGCCCAAGATCCATATAATAATGTAGCAAGAACAACTATTGAAGCACTTGCTGCAGCTCTAGGTCATACACAGTCTCTCCACACAAACGCTTTAGATGAGGCGATTGCCCTACCTACTGACTTCTCCGCTAAGATTGCTCGAAACACTCAGATTTATCTTCAAAAAGAGATCGATATTACAAAGGTTGTTGATCCAATGGGCGGTTCCAAACATGTAGAGAAGCTAACGAATGATTTAATAGAAAAAAGTTGGCAAATCATTCAGGAGGTAGAGGAAATGGGTGGTATGTCTAAAGCCATAGAGGAAGGCTATCCTAAAATGAAAATTGAGGAAGCTGCAGCCCAAAAACAAGCACGAATAGATTCTGGAGCTGAATCAATCATTGGAGTGAATAAGTTTATTACGGATGAAAAAACAGATATTGATATTCTAGAAGTTGATAATGATCAGGTGAGACGAAAACAAATAGATCGAATCAATCAAATCAAAACTGAAAGAGATGAGTCTAAAGTCCAACGGTGCTTAAAGGATATTGAAGAGGCCTCTAGAGGAAATGGCAACTTACTTGAGTTGGCAATCAAAGCTGCCAGAGCACGAGCAACTCTTGGGGAAATATCTTTAGCAATGGAAAAAGTTTTTGGTAGATTTCAGGCCACAAATAGGACAATTTCGGGCGTGTATTCATCTACAATTAAAGGCAATGAAGATTTTAAGAAAGCTCTCCAGCTTTCAGATAAATTTGAAGAATTTGATGGAAGGCGTCCACGCATCATGATCGCAAAAATGGGGCAAGACGGCCATGACAGAGGAGCAAGAGTGATTGCAACTTCATTTGCTGATCTGGGATTTGATGTGGACATTGGACCTCTTTTTCAAACCCCTGAAGAAGTAGCTAAACAAGCCATCGAAAATGATGTTCATATTGTGGGTGCATCTTCATTAGCGGGAGGTCACAAAACACTTATTCCCGAGCTTATTCAACAGTTAAATGAACAAGGACGGGGTGATATTCTCGTTGTTGCCGGAGGAATTATTCCTGAAAATGATCATACAGAACTCTTCTCCAAGGGCGTAGCAGACATTTTTGGACCTGGAACAATCATCTCTAAAGCAGCAATAAAAATTCTTAATAGGTTGATGAGCTAATAGTTCTTCCATTTTCAATAACTTTATTCATTAGAAAATACAATTAAAAATGAAATACTTACAATCCGCCCTTGTTGTATTGATGCTATTTTGTGCCACCATCGCAAATGCTCAGTATCAAAAGTACATTGATAAAGCAGACGATGAATATGAATCTGGAGACTACTCATCTGCCAGAAAACTGATAGAGAAAAAAGTAAAAAACAAGTCGACTAAAAGTCTGGGCTACAAAAATCCTTTTAATGCCATAGCGCTTATAAAGGAAGCTAAGATAAATGTTGGTTTAGGAGAGCTCGTAAGCGTTATGAAGCCTCTAGAAGAAGGAATCGCTATGAGTGAGGAAGTTAATGGTGCTCAGAGCGCAGAACATGCTTTCATTCTTATGGAAGCCTCCGATGTACTTATATCGTATGGTAATTTCCTATTAGCCAGTGATTACATTGAAAAAGCAAATGGCTCATTTGAATCCGCAGGAGCACTTATTGAAGACATTACTGCCAAACTTGATGTACAAAGAGCCCAAGTTCTTTCAGGTAAAGGATTTTACAGTGATGCAATAAAACTGGTAGATAGTCAGACTGATTATTATCTGAAAAGAGCTCTATCAGGAGAGGGAGATAAAAAACAACAGCAAGAACGCAAGGAAGAATTCGCTAAGATGATGATCGTAAAGGCTAATTCCCTTCGACATATGGGAGATTATCAATCTGCAGATTCTGCTTTCATCACAAATCTTCAATGGGTAGATGACAATCTAAAGAAAAGCCATCTTTTATGGTCTGAGAATGCATTCTTGAATGCCAAACTCCTTGAAGAAAATGGCCTGGCTGTTGACGCGCAGGCTAAACTTTATGAAGACGCATATGTGTGGGCAATCAGAAAATATGATCTTTCTCATAACACGGTTATGAGAATGCAGTCAAATTTGATGAGAGCTTATTATAGAAATGGTCAGAATGCCAGGTTAAAAATCACTCAGGCAGATTTCAAGAAGTCTTTAAAAGAATTTAAAAAGACAAGTATTTTCAATCTTGCTGAAGATAAGATGGATCTCACTTTTGATCTGGATGATCAGGATATAAAGAAGCTTGAAAATAAAATCAACGATATGCTTACTAGTCCTACAATACCGGAGTTTCATCGTGAGCGAGTAGAGTTATTAGAGCTTGCTAAGAAAGTGGCACTGTATTCAGGAAATCACAAAAACACAGAATCCTACGATACTGAAATCTTAAGGATAAAAGAATTTTTACTAGGCACAGATGCTCCAGAATATCACTTAACAAAAGTCAAATTGGCTAATTACTATGTTGACTTCACCGATAAATTTGCTGAGGCAAAAAATATCTTTGATGAAAGTTTTCATGGAATAGTAGAACCTGAGATTACAAAAGGACATGTAGACTATCAGGACATCATGAACCATTTAGCCAAGTTCTATCAGGAAACGGATAACTACGCAAAAGCTTCTGAAATATTGGATGAAGCGCTCTTAGCTGCTAGAGTAAAATATGACAATCAGGATATTGAATATGGGAAAGAATTAGAGAATATTGCTGGACTGCAGATCAGTATAGGTGAGTATGATAAGGCCACTAAAAACCTAGAAGATGCCATTGAAATAATGGAAGGCTCAAAGACTGATGAAGCCAAAAGTTATTTGGCCTCTGCCTTTATCACAAAAGCTAAACTCTTATCTATTAAAGGGGAGTATGATCAAGCAGAGGATCACATATATGATTCAGAAGACTTACGCAAAGCAGGGGCTCTTACTACCGATGTGGCCGGATTAAGTTATCGAGATGATTTAGGAGGGCTGTACACGAATATTGGAAGATACTCTGATGCAACAAACCTTCTAACAAAATCTCTAAAAGAAAAGAACGATCAGTTTGGTGCCTCAAGTCGGCATTTAAATCAAACATTGGTACTAAATGCTCGACTTAACTTGATCAAGGGGGACTATACAGAAGCTGAGCAACAGGCGAGAAAAGCCAATACAATCGCGACAAGTACCTTCGGAGATACTTCATCCAAAATCGTACCTTCCATGTTGCAACTTGCGGATGTCTATACGACAATCGGTGATTATGAAAAAGCTGAGACCCTTCTAAAAAATGCAATTAAAATACAACAAGACAAGTTTGGCCCTGAGCATGTTGATGTAGGCAAGTCTACTTCAAAACTTGCATTAGTTTATTTCTATCAAGATAAACCATTGACTCAAATACAATCTCTTTTCCAAGAAGCCGAAAGAATAATCGGTAAGAAATTAGGTTCTACTAATCCAACCTATGCTGAAATTCTAAAAAACATGGCTGTAGCAAATATTTCAGCTAGTAACTACTCATTGGCGTTTAGCTATCTGAATCAAGCTGAAGTTATCTGGAAAGCTAAGATTGGTAAAAGAAATAATATCAACGCAGCTACTGCATTGGTACTGAAAGGTGACATCTACTACAAACAGAAGAAATATAGTGAGGCTGAAGATTATTATGAAGATGCTCAAAAGCAATATGAAAGGGTTTTCAATAACACCCACCCTGAATATGTGAAAGTGCAGTCAAAGCTGAGTAAGACGTACTTTATGCAAGCAAGATTCAAAGACTCTCAAGATGAAATGGAGGAAGTTCTTGCTAACTATAAAAACTTCATACAAGAATATTTTCCAGCTTTAAGTGAAAGAGAAAAAGCAAAGTTTTGGAATACGATAAAAGGTGACTATGAGTTTTACAACACTCTTATTATTAGTAGAAATAGAAATGCGAAGTATATAGGAGAGTTATATAACAACGCACTCCTCACCAAAGCACTTCTTCTAAATTCATCGATCAAGATTCGTCAAAGAATCATGGGCAGCAATGATGAAGAGCTAATCAGTATGTATACAAAGTGGGTCGAGGACAAAGAGCTTTTAACAGCTGCCCTATCCATGAGTGTACAAGATTTATCCGAAAATGGAATTGATCCGAATGTATTGGCTGGGAATGTAGAATTGCTTGAAAAGAATATCAGTTTAAAATCCGAGCTTTTCTCACAAAGTGCTGACAGCAGACAAATTACTTGGACAAATGTTCAGAGTGCTCTTGGCGAAAATGAAGTAGCTGTTGAGATGGTTCGTTTCAGAGTATTCGACCATGTATTCACAGATTCTGTGATGTATGCCTTGCTCTACATTAAAGGGGATAAAAGATCTGAACCCAAAATGATTCTCTTAGACAATGGAAAAGATTTAGAGAATAAGTATTTGAAAACTTACAGAAATAGTATCAAATATAAGATTGATGATAAATACTCTTATGAGCAATTCTGGGAACCAATAGAAAGGGAAGTTGGTGCCGTTTCAACCCTTTACCTATCTCCTGATGGAGTTTACAATCAGATAAACTTAGAAGCAATTCCTACTCCTGATGGAAAATATGTCCTGGACAATTCTAATATTCTTTTGATTAGTAACACCAAAGATCTTTTCATGAATAAGATCAAGACGAAAGTTGTAGCAGAAGAACAACATGCTATGATGTTTGGAAATCCTGAATTTTATGTTCAGACTCAACCAGGAAAGCCATTAGCGAGCTCGGGTTTGACAAGATCAACCGCAGAAGTTGTTTCTTCACTACCCGGAACTAAGAAAGAAATTGATGAATTGGATGACTTGTTGGATCGAAAAGGATGGAGCACTGATAAGTTCACAGAAAGTGATGCTAGCGAAGCATCTATTAAGCTAGTTACTAACCCTCGCGTATTCCATGTAGCGACTCACGGATTCTTTAAAGAAACACCAAAGGCTAGCGAATTGGATCAAGAATATAATGAGACAGCAGCCTATGACAATCCACTGCTCAAGACTGGTTTATTATTAGCTGGAGCCGGTGACATTCTCAATCAGACACAATTCAATTACAATGTTGACAATGGAATATTAACAGCATACGAAGCGATGAATTTACACCTTGATCAAACTGATTTGGTAGTACTTTCGGCCTGTGAAACAGGACTTGGAGAAGTACAGGCGGGTGAAGGTGTATATGGTTTACAAAGAGCATTCCTCGTAGCTGGGGCTCGTACTATCGTCATGTCTCTTTTTAAAGTAAGTGATGATGCCACACAGCAATTGATGATTAAATTTTATAGAAAGTGGATCGAGACCGGCAATAAACGACAAGCATTTATTGATGCCAAGAAAGAAATCAGAAATGAATATCGTGACCCTATATACTGGGGACCATTTGTAATGATAGGATTGGATTAAAATCAATAAGAACTAACAAAAAAGACATCCGAATTAGATGTCTTTTTTGTTTTAAGGCTGTCCGTTTAATGCTTTAAATAACACAGTCAATTTCTTTCTCTATTCCTCTCATAAACTAGCAACACTGTCAAGAAGCGTCATTTGTCTTGACTCATTAAAATATCATTTCATTAATCTCCACTCTCACTTCGCCAATAGAATTTACTCCTAACGTAGAACTTCAAAAACTATTCAAACTATCCTCTCATTCCTGAATTCTACTTAAGCAACAGACTTCTGTTCGTTACTATCACAATAGAATATGAAGGTTCACATTATCATTAGCTGCAAACTTCTCGAGAAGAAATCAATCGCCCCAATATGATCAAATACTTCTTGGTTATTGGCCATAAAAAAGCCCTGACCTATTCAGATCAGGGCTTGAGAATTCGTTTCTATGTAAAGACTATTCAGCAGTCTCTTTATACACCTTTATTCCGTTTCTTTCAATGATATCCTTTCTCAAGATTTTAAAATCTTCCACTTCAGGATTCATTTTGATAGCTTCTTCGATAGCTGTAAGAGCATCGACGATCAAACCATTCTCCTCATAAAATGAAGCGTAAATCACTTTATTTAGTGGGCTATCTTCATCAACTTCCGCTTTCAGGCTATTCAAGCCTTCATCATATTGCGACGGATTCTCTGGTCGCTTGATAGCAATGTCACCAGAGCTAACATCTTGATTCTCTTTTGCTTTTACGTTGATGATCCAAAGACCTTCCTCATTTTGCATTTGACCTTCAGTGAAGTTCAATTCAACTGTGTTACCTGTAACTTCAGCTTTCATGATCTCTTCATCAAAAATATTTTTAACTGTTACAATGAACGTATTCTCTTCCATTCCTTCTGGAGTATCCCAATTTAAGATGGCTTTATCTCCAAGGATGTTTGCGTCTTCAGCAGGAATTAAAACCTGAATTTGTTCATCACCAGCTAAAGCTCTTGAAACAGCTCCGGTTGCGTTAAGACGCGCTCTGTAGTTTGGCTGTTCTTTCTCGTTCATTTTATTCGCTAAGAACTTAGCATACCTACTTGAAACACTTGCTGACTTTGTATTTACCATTTTGGCTAAGTCCACAACTTTCTTTGTTCCAGGAGTTCTAACTTCTAGTGTTTTTCCAGACTTGTGCATCAGTCCAATGTAAGCTCCTTGCGAAGCAATTAACTCATCACCGTCACTAAGTGTAGCTCCCGTTTTAAGAGCAACAGCAGATGCGGTACCTTCTTTTTTTACTTGGTTTTGACCCTTATTGGCCAAAACTCTGAATGTATATCCTTGTCCATTGGCAACTCCAA is from Marinobacter alexandrii and encodes:
- a CDS encoding methylmalonyl-CoA mutase family protein → MKELDLNVFPKIDRTGWENLAQKQLKGANPLHELSWKNDGGLDLERYYDESDLIELTYLSDFFTDLKPHRWKLYQRIASEDIKEANREALEALMGGCDGIIFDLTNSNKTDDLLKNIDEQICDLSFINNSLDSLPTKSVLFTDSNCIFEKKPHTSPITQLVELISSLESETFVHRKAFVDFFLEIASVRALRYLLNQKSMEVHIHTQIPKHESEEHQWFLNTTAGLASILGGSHSIDLTTHIGDSRISRNTGNLIREESGIKEYTDQCGGSYYIEVLTDKIIKEVVEKLK
- the scpA gene encoding methylmalonyl-CoA mutase; the encoded protein is MSDKKYIQEGFSAGTPPFLRGPYATMYTSRPWTIRQYAGFSTAEESNAFYRRNLAAGQKGLSVAFDLATHRGYDSDNARVTGDVGKAGVAIDSIEDMKILFDQIPLNQMSVSMTMNGAVIPIMAFYIVAAEEQGVSPEKLTGTIQNDILKEFMVRNTYIYPPAQSMRIIADIFKYTSQKMPKFNSISISGYHMHEAGATADLEMAFTLADGLEYVRTGIKAGIDIDSFAPRLSFFWGIGMNFFTEIAKMRAARVLWARIIKDFNPKSEKSMALRTHSQTSGYSLTAQDPYNNVARTTIEALAAALGHTQSLHTNALDEAIALPTDFSAKIARNTQIYLQKEIDITKVVDPMGGSKHVEKLTNDLIEKSWQIIQEVEEMGGMSKAIEEGYPKMKIEEAAAQKQARIDSGAESIIGVNKFITDEKTDIDILEVDNDQVRRKQIDRINQIKTERDESKVQRCLKDIEEASRGNGNLLELAIKAARARATLGEISLAMEKVFGRFQATNRTISGVYSSTIKGNEDFKKALQLSDKFEEFDGRRPRIMIAKMGQDGHDRGARVIATSFADLGFDVDIGPLFQTPEEVAKQAIENDVHIVGASSLAGGHKTLIPELIQQLNEQGRGDILVVAGGIIPENDHTELFSKGVADIFGPGTIISKAAIKILNRLMS
- a CDS encoding CHAT domain-containing tetratricopeptide repeat protein; amino-acid sequence: MKYLQSALVVLMLFCATIANAQYQKYIDKADDEYESGDYSSARKLIEKKVKNKSTKSLGYKNPFNAIALIKEAKINVGLGELVSVMKPLEEGIAMSEEVNGAQSAEHAFILMEASDVLISYGNFLLASDYIEKANGSFESAGALIEDITAKLDVQRAQVLSGKGFYSDAIKLVDSQTDYYLKRALSGEGDKKQQQERKEEFAKMMIVKANSLRHMGDYQSADSAFITNLQWVDDNLKKSHLLWSENAFLNAKLLEENGLAVDAQAKLYEDAYVWAIRKYDLSHNTVMRMQSNLMRAYYRNGQNARLKITQADFKKSLKEFKKTSIFNLAEDKMDLTFDLDDQDIKKLENKINDMLTSPTIPEFHRERVELLELAKKVALYSGNHKNTESYDTEILRIKEFLLGTDAPEYHLTKVKLANYYVDFTDKFAEAKNIFDESFHGIVEPEITKGHVDYQDIMNHLAKFYQETDNYAKASEILDEALLAARVKYDNQDIEYGKELENIAGLQISIGEYDKATKNLEDAIEIMEGSKTDEAKSYLASAFITKAKLLSIKGEYDQAEDHIYDSEDLRKAGALTTDVAGLSYRDDLGGLYTNIGRYSDATNLLTKSLKEKNDQFGASSRHLNQTLVLNARLNLIKGDYTEAEQQARKANTIATSTFGDTSSKIVPSMLQLADVYTTIGDYEKAETLLKNAIKIQQDKFGPEHVDVGKSTSKLALVYFYQDKPLTQIQSLFQEAERIIGKKLGSTNPTYAEILKNMAVANISASNYSLAFSYLNQAEVIWKAKIGKRNNINAATALVLKGDIYYKQKKYSEAEDYYEDAQKQYERVFNNTHPEYVKVQSKLSKTYFMQARFKDSQDEMEEVLANYKNFIQEYFPALSEREKAKFWNTIKGDYEFYNTLIISRNRNAKYIGELYNNALLTKALLLNSSIKIRQRIMGSNDEELISMYTKWVEDKELLTAALSMSVQDLSENGIDPNVLAGNVELLEKNISLKSELFSQSADSRQITWTNVQSALGENEVAVEMVRFRVFDHVFTDSVMYALLYIKGDKRSEPKMILLDNGKDLENKYLKTYRNSIKYKIDDKYSYEQFWEPIEREVGAVSTLYLSPDGVYNQINLEAIPTPDGKYVLDNSNILLISNTKDLFMNKIKTKVVAEEQHAMMFGNPEFYVQTQPGKPLASSGLTRSTAEVVSSLPGTKKEIDELDDLLDRKGWSTDKFTESDASEASIKLVTNPRVFHVATHGFFKETPKASELDQEYNETAAYDNPLLKTGLLLAGAGDILNQTQFNYNVDNGILTAYEAMNLHLDQTDLVVLSACETGLGEVQAGEGVYGLQRAFLVAGARTIVMSLFKVSDDATQQLMIKFYRKWIETGNKRQAFIDAKKEIRNEYRDPIYWGPFVMIGLD